The genomic segment tgaaagaccaaatacatttaaatttcatacaaTATTCAATTACGTAACTAAAAATGAActtatttcattggctaaatctattattgatataattataatgattaattcacaatactgatgtccatcctgttttaccatgtttcattgttatccatttgtctgtattcttattctctacactgtactgtttacgagaataaacaaattgtcattgtcattgtcacgATATCAAAAAAGGCGGAATTAAAATTGGTGGTGTGCTACCTATACCAATACCGGAAGTAAACATTAACATGTGGAATGTTTCGTATTAGGCTACAGTGGAGAGTATCATGTTAGGCTTCATATGAGTGGACATCAGCATTTCTAATGATATATATCAGGTATGGTAACTGATTCATATTGACAAAGGCGTTTGAACaagaatacattgtatatacatttaaaatggCTGCGGAAGAGAGACCGGAACAACAGGTGTCTGAAAATGAAAAATCGTGTTGTCCACGAGAGCTGATGAAAAGATTCTATCTTCTGCAGGAGGAGAGAGTACAAACCTACCAGCTGTTCGAAGAGTATGTattcttatatatgtatgttaatgaTCGAGTTGTAAAGGTTGTTTCACCACCAAACCAAATGCCACGGACTTAGATTGTCTTTTTAAaggagttgcctccctttaACTGGTGTACCGCAATGAAGGGAGAAAACCCATATGCCCTTCTAAAGATACACACCGACACATATTGATTTGTCTATTATCCCTGTCACAtattactttttatatttttagagGATTCAAGGCTTACCTAAGCGGATCGCCAAACTACAACTTCAACTTGTACAGACAACTGGTACACGAAATCACAGACACGTTCAACAAAATATCACAAGACATCATCTCAATTATACACCAACTTGATACTGTTCACAAACGAGTCCCCCTTGCTAACCTGCTCCGCAAGGTACAGGATGCTGAGCAGGTCAAACTGGAAAATGTAAGTGTAATAGGCAGGAATATTTAATGACAAATACGCTGCCCGCGATCCCTATGGGGCAccgttttactttttattcGCTTTTATTCATATCACTTAGACGTTTAAGTGATATCATCTACATGGGCAGGTCAAGGATTTGAtgtttggggagggggggggggggggggggggttcgaGTTTAGTCGAAAACATAATCAAATATTGTTCAATCTTTTGAACAGACAGGACAGGATAAGACCTGTAGAAGTCAAAGCCAAATGTccatatttttagctcacctgcccgaagggcaagtgagcttatgccatggtgcggcgtccgtcgtccgtccggccggccgtccgtccggcgtcaactttttcatttaaacaacttcttctcaataactaagaggtccaggaacttcatattgggcctgtagcatactggggtgaagggctaccaagtttgttcaaataattgaccttgaccttcattcaaggtcacatgggtcaaataggctataatcttcaaacgacttcttctcaataaccaagaggccaagggacttgatattgggcctgtagcatgctggggtgaagagcAACaaagtttgctcaaataaatgaccttgaccttcattcaaggtcacatttgtcaaataggctataatcttcaaacgacttcttctcaataaccaagaggccaagggacttgatattgggcctgtagcatgctagggtatagggctacaaagtttgttcaaataaatgaccttggccttcattcaaggtcacatgggtcaaataggctatattcttcaaacaacttcttctcaataaccaagaggcccagagacttggtattgggtctgtagcatgctggggtgaagggctacaaagtttgttcaaatgaatgacccttgacttacatttaaggtcacagggtgaaaagcctcttgttttattgatGGAATGTTGTGTCGAAAAAAATGGTTcactttttcctttttcttttctaATGCGGACACATCATCTGTTATTCTAATAAGATATTCGATAAACAAGATCAGGTGCTCCGGAAGGATAAGCGCTTTCCGCATCATCGAATATGTCGCGTTCTCAAAACGAGGACAGTGGTGATG from the Pecten maximus unplaced genomic scaffold, xPecMax1.1, whole genome shotgun sequence genome contains:
- the LOC117319521 gene encoding required for excision 1-B domain-containing protein-like isoform X2 (The sequence of the model RefSeq protein was modified relative to this genomic sequence to represent the inferred CDS: added 133 bases not found in genome assembly): MIYIRGFKAYLSGSPNYNFNLYRQLVHEITDTFNKISQDIISIIHQLDTVHKRVPLANLLRKVQDAEQVKLENTAKLQMTRQNLVDHPTEEQHRIQDAQLKQSVKDLVEKLVDLMEEVKYESEDLYDDENGDKNVEEDIDNVQVER
- the LOC117319521 gene encoding required for excision 1-B domain-containing protein-like isoform X1 (The sequence of the model RefSeq protein was modified relative to this genomic sequence to represent the inferred CDS: added 133 bases not found in genome assembly), with product MAAEERPEQQVSENEKSCCPRELMKRFYLLQEERVQTYQLFEEGFKAYLSGSPNYNFNLYRQLVHEITDTFNKISQDIISIIHQLDTVHKRVPLANLLRKVQDAEQVKLENTAKLQMTRQNLVDHPTEEQHRIQDAQLKQSVKDLVEKLVDLMEEVKYESEDLYDDENGDKNVEEDIDNVQVER